In Dromaius novaehollandiae isolate bDroNov1 chromosome 2, bDroNov1.hap1, whole genome shotgun sequence, one DNA window encodes the following:
- the LOC112979577 gene encoding uncharacterized protein LOC112979577, with amino-acid sequence MLQLHKKNHSSIINRGREICSLLDCPCCPCSSLIQPQKFSSLSGLWRIWGSLKRARPHRRRSAERSALCGPPPPPAQPTRARPAAPRGSQAFLKRPSNDSIHTATAGTPLFFFSAQIFGILKSHVTDDTSPDGAEVTVAAGLNCRMSEESRARVTAPLFLSFESPNPQRSKVNGAFWKLHGASPRSRAAGSLRLLLLLRENAAGSAGIGCEIVTVACDSRLGAGNSGEARDQTAVKRLYSINSAVRSLPEHRGSA; translated from the exons ATGCTACAGCTGCACAAGAAAAACCATTCATCAATTATAAATCGAGGAAGAGAAATCTGCAGCCTGCTTGATTGCCCTTGTTGTCCCTGCAGCTCACTGATCCAGCCACAGAAATTTTCCAGCCTGTCAg GGCTCTGGCGGATTTGGGGATCGCTGAAGCGAGCCAGGCCACATCGCCGCCGCTCCGCGGAGAGGAGCGCGCTCTGCggccctccgccgccccccgcgcagccTACGAGGGCCAGGCCGGCGGCCCCGAGGGGCTCCCAG gcTTTTCTTAAGAGGCCGAGCAACGACAGCATCCACACGGCCACTGCAGGGAcgccgcttttttttttttccgcccaGATATTCGGTATTTTGAAATCGCACGTCACGGATGACACAAGCCCGGATGGAGCAGAAGTGACTGTCGCTGCCGGCCTGAACTGCCGCATGTCCGAGGAAAGCCGGGCCCGGGTGACCGCccccctcttcctttcctttgagTCTCCAAATCCCCAAAGGAGCAAAGTTAACGGCGCGTTTTGGAAGCTGCACGGTGCCTCCCCTAGAAGTAGAGCGGCCGGATCCCTCCGTCTCTTACTTTTGCTGAGGGAAAATGCAGCCGGCTCGGCAGGAATTGGGTGTGAAATAGTGACAGTCGCCTGCGACTCACGGCTGGGAGCGGGGAACAGCGGGGAGGCACGGGACCAGACTGCAG TGAAAAGGCTCTATTCGATTAACTCGGCCGTGAGAAGCTTGCCCGAGCACCGGGGAAGTGCCTGA